TATCGGAGACATTGAAACGCTTGTTGCTCTGGGAAGCCAAGCTGCTGGCATGGATGCTACTCAGTTACGCAGTCAACTGAACGGTGATGCTGCGCTCGATCAGGTGATGCTCGATACAACATTTGCTCGACAGATTGACATTACCAGTGTGCCTTTCTTCATTTTCAATAACAAAGTCAGCGTCAATGGTTCTCAGTCAGTAGATGTATTCTGCCAGGTTTTGAATCAAGCAGCCCTTTTAGAAGTGTCATAGAGGTTTTCCAATGCTGAAGTTTTATCACAATCCCCTCTCTCCCAACTCCCGCCGCGTGTGGGTTGCACTTTTGGAAAAAGATATTCCATTTGAAGTGGTGCCACTCAACCTGGATGGCGATCAGTTTCAACCAGAATTCCTGGCAATTAACCCTTTTCATCACATTCCAGTTTTGGTGGACGACGGCTTCAACGTCGTGGAATCTTTAGCAATCCTTGACTACCTAGAGGTAAAGTACCCTACTCCTCCCATGTTGCCCACTGATGCCAAAGCTTTAGCAACTGTGCAGATGGTAGAACTGGTAACAGTGAATGAACTGGTGCCTGCTATTACTCCACTGATCCGTCAGATGATGGGTTTTGGTGGGGACTCGCAACAACTAGAGCAGTCAAAGCAGAAAGCACATACGGTACTGGCTTTCTTTGAGAAGCTACTCGACGATCGGCCTTACTTTGGTAGTAGCGATCGCATCACCCTAGCCGAGATCGTAGCCGGAACCACAGTACCGATGTTACCCCCTATGGGCGTGCCCCTGAACGGTTATCCAAAGCTGAGTGCTTGGTGTGATCGCTTGGTGCAGCGGCAGGCATGGGTGGCAACCGAACCCAAACCGGAGGCAATTGAAGCGTTTAAGTCTCGCATGGAGGCGCTGATTTAGAGCAGGGGAGGCAGGGGAGGCAGGGGGAGAATTATGAATCTGGACCGCTTCTACATTTAAGAGCAAAACTATGACAATCGGTATCAAGCAAAAAACTGCATTTAATCTACAACCAATTCACCAGTGTGTCCCTGTTACCTTCCACTATGACGTTCACTTCACGACGGGGTTGTTCCGAGTGGATAATCCATTACTGGCGCAAGTAGTTGCAGCAGATGTACAGACAAGTCCAAAGCAAGCGATCGCAGTCATTGACTCAGGACTATTGCAGCATCATCGAGGATTGCTAGATCAATTAGCAGCCTATACCAAGCGGTACGGAGACGTTCTTCAGCTAGGCTTTGAGCCAGTGATTGTTCCAGGTGGAGAAGCCGCCAAGAACAATCCTGGCTGGATAGAGCAAATCCACAAGATTATTGATGCAGTTGGGTTGTGCCGCCACTCTTATGTGTTAGCGATCGGTGGTGGAGCTGTGCTGGATATGGTGGGATATGCAGCGGCAACTGCTCACCGGGGCATTCGACTCCTGCGGGTGCCAACTACGGTGTTAGCACAAAACGATTCCGGAGTGGGGGTGAAAAACGGCATCAATGCCTTTGACAAGAAAAACTTTCTGGGGACTTTCGCACCCCCTTATGCAGTCTTAAATGACTTTGATTTCCTCACTACCCTAGACGATCGCGACTGGCGAGCCGGTATTGCAGAAGCCGTCAAGGTGGCATTAATCAAAGACGCAAGCTTCTTTAAGTTCATTAGGAGACATACTGAGGCACTGGTGAATCGCGACAGGGACACCATGCAACAGATGATCTATCGCTGTGCTCAGTTGCACCTACAGCATATTGCCGGTAGCGGTGACCCCTTTGAAATGGGTTCATCTCGTCCCCTAGATTTTGGTCACTGGGTAGCTCACAAACTGGAGCAATTGACAGATTACAGTCTGCGTCATGGTGAAGCAGTAGCGATTGGAATTGCTCTAGATAGCACCTATTCC
This window of the Chroococcidiopsis sp. CCMEE 29 genome carries:
- a CDS encoding glutathione S-transferase family protein, which translates into the protein MLKFYHNPLSPNSRRVWVALLEKDIPFEVVPLNLDGDQFQPEFLAINPFHHIPVLVDDGFNVVESLAILDYLEVKYPTPPMLPTDAKALATVQMVELVTVNELVPAITPLIRQMMGFGGDSQQLEQSKQKAHTVLAFFEKLLDDRPYFGSSDRITLAEIVAGTTVPMLPPMGVPLNGYPKLSAWCDRLVQRQAWVATEPKPEAIEAFKSRMEALI
- a CDS encoding 3-dehydroquinate synthase; amino-acid sequence: MTIGIKQKTAFNLQPIHQCVPVTFHYDVHFTTGLFRVDNPLLAQVVAADVQTSPKQAIAVIDSGLLQHHRGLLDQLAAYTKRYGDVLQLGFEPVIVPGGEAAKNNPGWIEQIHKIIDAVGLCRHSYVLAIGGGAVLDMVGYAAATAHRGIRLLRVPTTVLAQNDSGVGVKNGINAFDKKNFLGTFAPPYAVLNDFDFLTTLDDRDWRAGIAEAVKVALIKDASFFKFIRRHTEALVNRDRDTMQQMIYRCAQLHLQHIAGSGDPFEMGSSRPLDFGHWVAHKLEQLTDYSLRHGEAVAIGIALDSTYSYLAGLLSRLEWQRIVTTLTALGFTLYVPELAQAYYQLADPRCLFRGLTEFREHLGGELTLMLLQEIGQGVEVHEVDLSLYRQAISLLVDC